The sequence AGTAGTCCATGCAATTGTATGTGGTGACTTATGATATTCCTTGCGATAAACGACGGAAGAAAATTTCGGATTTATTGGAGGGCTATGGTCAACGGGTGCAGTTATCTGTGTTTGAATGTTGTCTGGAAAAAAGACAGTATGAACAACTGAAAAAAAGACTGCAAAAACTGGTGAAACTCGATGAAGATAGTGTCCGCTTTTACCCTTTATCCGGTCATACCTTATCCCAAGTGGAAATTTGGGGTGGCGTTCCCCTTTCTCAACCCCCTGGGTCAACTATCATTTGATTATCATTCTCAGTTTGCGCGATCGCGCTCCAACAATCAGCAATAATTTTTTCCATGCCGATCTAAGGCAAATCAGCAATCCAACAGAGATGAACGGAAAGGGGATCGCGCTTGAGAGCATTATAAAATCTTTGATCTGCTGTCACCATTTGGCAGCTATGCTTAACGGCAAGTGATAAATAAACACAATCATAAACGGCTTGATCGACTCTAGTCGCAGTTTCCAAAGCATGAACCATCAAGGGAAACGATTGCTCAATTTTTAAAGGAATTCCCTGTATCGTGGTTAAATCTCTTATTGCTTCTTGAATCGTCATTTCTCGGCGTTTGACGCGCTTCCAGAAAATGTTACCAATTTCAGGGAAGAAAAAGTCTGGAACTAAAAGTTGATAGTTGGGATTTCGTAAACGAAGGGCAGCCTGAGAATAAATTTCTGGTAAAATCCATTTAATTGCAACATTGGCATCCACGACATATTGAATCAACGTTGTCTATCCTCCCGCAATAGTTCAACGCTATCACTAAAACTCTGCTGTGAATGCTGTTGACGAGCTTGATCCACTTGTTCCCATGCGGTTTCAAAGTCTGATGGAGACAATATCATTTCAGTTTCTTGCAGTTGCTGTTCTAAGATACTTTCAATTTCCGCTTCAAGGGTGCGATTATGTTGTTTTGCTAAGGTTTCTAACTTTTCCAGCAAATCAGGATTAAGGTGAGATAACGTAATTTCACTCATGGTTAATCTCTGAGGGGTTACAGTATCCTCTAATTGTTCCAATCTAGCAACTTTTTCATGATCGCCTCTGGGAATCGCTGTAACCTTGATTCTTCCGTTTACCCGCTCGGTTGCTTGCTATCAGGGAATTTTAGCGATTTTACACATTATTATCTGATGGCAAATAAATTAACTCACAGACCCCCTCGGAAATGGCATTTGAAATCCAGTGACCATAAGGGTTAAAATTGGAAGGGTCTCTTTTCCTAAGAGAAACTAATTGAATGGAAACAAGTGTCTAACACCACTTATAACATTTCTGTTAATCATTAAGTCTCTTTTCCTAAGAGAAACTAATTGAATGGAAACAACAATCAAGAATACATCAAAGCTAATTCAATTGCTTCAGGTCTCTTTTCCTAAGAGAAACTAATTGAATGGAAACAAAATAGTTCAACATTTTTTCTAGATCATCATAAGGTCTCTTTTCCTAAGAGAAACTAATTGAATGGAAACCAAGTCTTTATCCCCTGTATGAGAGGCGACTTCCGCGAGTCTCTTTTCCTAAGAGAAACTAATTGAATGGAAACTTTGCATTTGGTGTTTATTACAGAGGTAAAATAGCTTGGTGTCTCTTTTCCTAAGAGAAACTAATTGAATGGAAACACTTTAGCCTAGAAGAAAACGAACCGATTGACGGCTATGCGCCGTCTCTTTTCCTAAGAGAAACTAATTGAATGGAAACTCATAATGCTTCCAGTCTGGAATGCTCAGGGCACCCGATGTCTCTTTTCCTAAGAGAAACTAATTGAATGGAAACATTCGGAAGATGTAGTGGGAGTAGGCTGGTTACTTAGTCTCTTTTCCTAAGAGAAACTAATTGAATGGAAACCTCTAACATAACCCGCCTCTATGAAGAGGACGAAGAAGTCTCTTTTCCTAAGAGAAACTAATTGAATGGAAACTTTAAGGAGGTGGACTGCTCCTTTAGCAGTCTTGTGAATGTCTCTTTTCCTAAGAGAAACTAATTGAATGGAAACTTCGGGTTGTCTTGCCAGAGGGCATCCCCTGCGGGAAGTCTCTTTTCCTAAGAGAAACTAATTGAATGGAAACAACTCTGATAACCAGATTCTCGGGATGATCGTCGATGCGGTCTCTTTTCCTAAGAGAAACTAATTGAATGGAAACCCCCACTGCTACCTCAAACGAGGTGACTGTAGGTGGTATTGGTCTCTTTTCCTAAGAGAAACTAATTGAATGGAAACTGTCCCTCCGAGGTGATTGAATACCCATCAAGAAATGTCTCTTTTCCTAAGAGAAACTAATTGAATGGAAACGTCCATCCTGAGAATAGAAATCATTAGAATCGGACAGGTCTCTTTTCCTAAGAGAAACTAATTGAATGGAAACGTTTTCACCTCCTCAGGCGTTATATATTCCCTCTCATAGTCTCTTTTCCTAAGAGAAACTAATTGAATGGAAACCTCCAAAGTAAATAGTGATAGGGCTGCCCGTTCCTTCTGGGGTCTCTTTTCCTAAGAGAAACTAATTGAATGGAAACCTCTAAGTCCGCCTTCATCAGCCAATTGGCTCAGGCGTGTCTCTTTTCCTAAGAGAAACTAATTGAATGGAAACATAAGGAATAAGATCCTTTGGCCATTGACAGTAGTGGCTAGTCTCTTTTCCTAAGAGAAACTAATTGAATGGAAACACTTCCGCTTGGAATAGAAGTTCGTCTTATAGACGAGGTCTCTTTTCCTAAGAGAAACTAATTGAATGGAAACCGCGGCGAGATATTGGTCACGCTCCTCACGGGAGGAGAGTCTCTTTTCCTAAGAGAAACTAATTGAATGGAAACAATTCGTACCAGAAGAAGTCGAACGACTTTTCAACCTCTTGTCTCTTTTCCTAAGAGAAACTAATTGAATGGAAACCTCTGCTAACTCGATCGTTGACAACTGAGCTACCTTGTCTCTTTTCCTAAGAGAAACTAATTGAATGGAAACCTTTTTTCTTACCTCCTACAGGCTTATCTAAGCTTAGTTGTCTCTTTTCCTAAGAGAAACTAATTGAATGGAAACGTCTCTGAGAAGCATTCCCACACGAAGTACGGCGCGCGGTGTCTCTTTTCCTAAGAGAAACTAATTGAATGGAAACAGGAATTTGTTGTCTTAAAGACTGATTTATTTCTTCTAGTCTCTTTTCCTAAGAGAAACTAATTGAATGGAAACTTCGTAAATGAGGCGACCTTCGTTATCGAAAGAGTTGTCTCTTTTCCTAAGAGAAACTAATTGAATGGAAACTCCTTTCTCTGCCACGCAAATGGCAGAAGTCCGAAGTCTCTTTTCCTAAGAGAAACTAATTGAATGGAAACCTATTAAGCGTGTGCCTCCGCCGCGGTTTTCACCGCCTACGTCTCTTTTCCTAAGAGAAACTAATTGAATGGAAACTCCTACGGACTAAAGTTCGTTGCCTAAGCCTGTAGGAGGTAAGAAAGTCTCTTTTCCTAAGAGAAACTAATTGAATGGAAACGGTCTGCCAAGTCAACATGGAGCTTATGTGTTTCGTATGTCTCTTTTCCTAAGAGAAACTAATTGAATGGAAACATTTGTAGTGTCCACCCAGTTTTGTACAGCTTGGTGTCTCTTTTCCTAAGAGAAACTAATTGAATGGAAACCCTTAGGGCTGCTCCACCGAACGAAGTTGTCCCGTACAGTGTAGTCTCTTTTCCTAAGAGAAACTAATTGAATGGAAACTCGCCCGTTTCCGTAAGAAACGAACTGTATCACCTGTCTCTTTTCCTAAGAGAAACTAATTGAATGGAAACAAGCGGACAAAGTGGCAAAGGCGAACGAAGAAGCCTTCGATGTCTCTTTTCCTAAGAGAAACTAATTGAATGGAAACTCTACTTTACTACCGTAGTGAGCAGCAATCTTTTCAAGGGGTCTCTTTTCCTAAGAGAAACTAATTGAATGGAAACATGCGTTGTATTGTTTATATAGAGACCGTTATTTAGAGGTGTCTCTTTTCCTAAGAGAAACTAATTGAATGGAAACTTCTCAAGACGGAGAGTTTGACACTATTGATACAGGTCTCTTTTCCTAAGAGAAACTAATTGAATGGAAACTTCGTCCGAAACGGACTCTGTAAAGGATAACGTTCATAAGTGGTCTCTTTTCCTAAGAGAAACTAATTGAATGGAAACCGATAGCCCTGCCCCATATGGGCGACTCCTTTACAGGACTTCGTCTCTTTTCCTAAGAGAAACTAATTGAATGGAAACCTGTTCGTCCTCAGAGCGAGAGCAAGAGATAACGAAGTCTCTTTTCCTAAGAGAAACTAATTGAATGGAAACACATTCGATTCGTCTTACTTTATCCCGACTGTCGAGATGTCTCTTTTCCTAAGAGAAACTAATTGAATGGAAACTAATCTTTTCCTTCAGATCGCCGATTGGCTTGCTGTATTTGTCTCTTTTCCTAAGAGAAACTAATTGAATGGAAACTGGGCGTGTCTTCTGGGAGCTCATACCCAATATGGGGAGCAGTCTCTTTTCCTAAGAGAAACTAATTGAATGGAAACTAGGAATTACTGCTGGAAAGGTTCCAGTTAATCCATGGAGTCTCTTTTCCTAAGAGAAACTAATTGAATGGAAACCTGGATGAGATGAGCCTTAAAGGAAATTGCTTCCTGGTCTCTTTTCCTAAGAGAAACTAATTGAATGGAAACCTAGAAACTCATCTCCCCAGAAAGCTTCTTGGGGTCTCTTTTCCTAAGAGAAACTAATTGAATGGAAACCGTGCAATCTCTTCTTCAGGGTCTTTTGTTGTCTTAGGCTGTCTCTTTTCCTAAGAGAAACTAATTGAATGGAAACTCTGGAATAAAAAGTCGATTTTGAACGCAATGTCCAAGAGTCTCTTTTCCTAAGAGAAACTAATTGAATGGAAACAGTTACTGCCACAGTAGTAGCAGTCGTGCCCCATGCGGTGTCTCTTTTCCTAAGAGAAACTAATTGAATGGAAACGTAGAAGGTTCTTCCTCTACTCCTTCATCTTCAGGAATGTCTCTTTTCCTAAGAGAAACTAATTGAATGGAAACGAGGTATTTCTTGAACTCTTTCAAAGCCCAATCATACAGTCTCTTTTCCTAAGAGAAACTAATTGAATGGAAACCTGAGACAACCCTCGGAGGGTCTTTGCTTTGCCTGATTCATTCATAACGTCTCTTTTCCTAAGAGAAACTAATTGAATGGAAACCATTTGGTTGTTGGAGAAAGTTTGATTGGTCATGGTAAGTGTCTCTTTTCCTAAGAGAAACTAATTGAATGGAAACGTTCAGCCCCTCTCCTTAAGTGCATAGATATTTCAAGTCTCTTTTCCTAAGAGAAACTAATTGAATGGAAACTCGACTCCCTTGAGTCTCGGGGGTTAGACCCAAAAGGTGTCTCTTTTCCTAAGAGAAACTAATTGAATGGAAACAAGTCTAACAAGGATAACGGAGGGTCTGCCCACATTGGTTGTCTCTTTTCCTAAGAGAAACTAATTGAATGGAAACTCGGTCACTCGCTGACCTTTACCGTTAGTAGCGAAGAGAGTCTCTTTTCCTAAGAGAAACTAATTGAATGGAAACCATTATAACCCACTTCTCGAATCAAAGAAGTGTCACTGTAGTCTCTTTTCCTAAGAGAAACTAATTGAATGGAAACAACGGGAGCTTTTAGACCTAGCTAATACCCTTCTCCTCTCTGTCTCTTTTCCTAAGAGAAACTAATTGAATGGAAACGGCATTTATATTGTTTCTGATCCAGGTAGCAATACAGGTCTCTTTTCCTAAGAGAAACTAATTGAATGGAAACATGTAGAGAATAGTTTATACAAAGACTACGTAGACTATTACTGTCTCTTTTCCTAAGAGAAACTAATTGAATGGAAACAATACTTTCACCACATAGCTATAATGGGCTGAGGTCGATAGTCTCTTTTCCTAAGAGAAACTAATTGAATGGAAACTTCTCCCTCTTCGAGTGGTACGGCAGGCGTCCACTCAGTCTCTTTTCCTAAGAGAAACTAATTGAATGGAAACAACTCAAATGAGAGCTCAAGGTTTGGAATTGTCACCTCGTCTCTTTTCCTAAGAGAAACTAATTGAATGGAAACTAACGATGTCCAAATCAGTAAACTCTACAAATTTAGACTCGTCTCTTTTCCTAAGAGAAACTAATTGAATGGAAACTCGCTGCCGCTATCCTCTCGTTCCTAGTGGGAAACCTAAGTCTCTTTTCCTAAGAGAAACTAATTGAATGGAAACTTAGTCAGGGATTTGAGTAGGGGTTTTCCGCTTTTTAGGGTCTCTTTTCCTAAGAGAAACTAATTGAATGGAAACCTAAACTTAAGAGTAAGACAAGACCATTAAATACAGGTCTCTTTTCCTAAGAGAAACTAATTGAATGGAAACGAGAAGAGTTAGGTCTTCTTCCTCTGTCTCTTCTTCGTCTCTTTTCCTAAGAGAAACTAATTGAATGGAAACACTACCACGAGGGGTAGTTTAGTTAAAATGTATATTCCCAGTCTCTTTTCCTAAGAGAAACTAATTGAATGGAAACCTCTACGAAATTGCCTTGAGGGATTACTGTGAACATTGTGTCTCTTTTCCTAAGAGAAACTAATTGAATGGAAACCTCCAAAGAACTCCTTCTCAATGCGAGTATTTACTCTAGTCTCTTTTCCTAAGAGAAACTAATTGAATGGAAACAATTGAGCTTTAGCTTTGCCTTTGGCATTATGTTGGAGGTCTCTTTTCCTAAGAGAAACTAATTGAATGGAAACTTCATACACTGCAAGTTGGTAATCCGTAAGGATTTCGTCTCTTTTCCTAAGAGAAACTAATTGAATGGAAACAGCTAAGCCATCTCGTCCCTTCTTCTTTATACGAGCTAGTCTCTTTTCCTAAGAGAAACTAATTGAATGGAAACTTAATTTTGGGACGACTTTCTTTTTCCATACCTTTAGTCTCTTTTCCTAAGAGAAACTAATTGAATGGAAACTCGTTCATAGTGAGTGTCAGAATGTCTTGGATCATTTGTCTCTTTTCCTAAGAGAAACTAATTGAATGGAAACTCGTCATTTCTTCTTCATCCACTTCCCAGACGGTGGCTGACTTGGGTCTCTTTTCCTAAGAGAAACTAATTGAATGGAAACTTTGATTGCCCTCCTTGGGCTTAAATTTGTCACTTAAGTCTCTTTTCCTAAGAGAAACTAATTGAATGGAAACAACCCGTCACTTAAAAAAGCCAGCCCCCTCGAAAGGGGGGTCTCTTTTCCTAAGAGAAACTAATTGAATGGAAACTCCTGAGAATAAAAGTCGTCAGAATCGGACAGTAGCTCAAGTCTCTTTTCCTAAGAGAAACTAATTGAATGGAAACCCGAAGAGAACCATGGAATCCAACCCATTCTTGCCGTCTCTTTTCCTAAGAGAAACTAATTGAATGGAAACGACAGCTCTACTCCTTGGAAGGATACTTGACTCTCCCCTAGTCTCTTTTCCTAAGAGAAACTAATTGAATGGAAACAAGACAGCTCGACGGGCTTTGAGCGTTAAAGCTACAGTCTCTTTTCCTAAGAGAAACTAATTGAATGGAAACTTCTCAAGAACTCTAGGTAGAGATCCAAATGAAACTCGTAAGTCTCTTTTCCTAAGAGAAACTAATTGAATGGAAACAGTGTGAACCTGCTCGTTAGGTTGCTCTTCCACAAAAGTCTCTTTTCCTAAGAGAAACTAATTGAATGGAAACACCTTTATTAAGCTGTGGGAAAAGGTCTATAACCCAGATCGAGTCTCTTTTCCTAAGAGAAACTAATTGAATGGAAACAGCCTCTCCCAAGTCGTCGTAATGCTCCCCGACTTCTCTGTCTCTTTTCCTAAGAGAAACTAATTGAATGGAAACCTCTATAGCTCGTTCCCAAGCAGCGTATCCGAGGCGGTCTCTTTTCCTAAGAGAAACTAATTGAATGGAAACCAAAAGAGTCTAGTTGGGAAGCTAGGTAGGGAAGGAAGTCTCTTTTCCTAAGAGAAACTAATTGAATGGAAACTTCTTCCACCACTTGGTACAACAAGACACCCACACGTCTCTTTTCCTAAGAGAAACTAATTGAATGGAAACTATGTTCATCGGTAGACTTTCAGGATGGCAACACACTATGTCTCTTTTCCTAAGAGAAACTAATTGAATGGAAACTGGGAGGAAGACGAAACTATATATCGTCACCTAATATCGTCTCTTTTCCTAAGAGAAACTAATTGAATGGAAACTATTAATCATTTGAGCCTCGTTAGCGTTGTTGTTCATGTCTCTTTTCCTAAGAGAAACTAATTGAATGGAAACAACAATAAACAATAAGAGGTTCAACACTCAATTATGGGTAAGTCTCTTTTCCTAAGAGAAACTAATTGAATGGAAACCGCAGAGTATTGGTACTGATCTGGATCTTTGGGGTCTGTCTCTTTTCCTAAGAGAAACTAATTGAATGGAAACATTAGAAGAAGTATCGCCATCTTCTCTATGTTGAGGGCGTCTCTTTTCCTAAGAGAAACTAATTGAATGGAAACTTTCGTATCGAATATCATAACAAACCATCATCCCTGTCTCTTTTCCTAAGAGAAACTAATTGAATGGAAACATTTAACAGAAGCGTTAGAGGAGACTGAGTGGAAGCAGGTCTCTTTTCCTAAGAGAAACTAATTGAATGGAAACCGAAAAGCGGACGGGTAAAAAGGTTCAAGTTCTCTGGCCGTCTCTTTTCCTAAGAGAAACTAATTGAATGGAAACAAGGATATTCCAGTGTATGGGTTTGAGGTAGATTTAGGTCTCTTTTCCTAAGAGAAACTAATTGAATGGAAACTAGGGGATTGAGAGAGGTCAAAAAGATTGAAGTTAGGTCTCTTTTCCTAAGAGAAACTAATTGAATGGAAACTTCTTTAGGAAGCTTAGGAGCTTCAAGAGGTTGGGTATGTCTCTTTTCCTAAGAGAAACTAATTGAATGGAAACACCGTCTTTCACAATGAAAAGACTGGAAACTCCAGTCAACAGTCTCTTTTCCTAAGAGAAACTAATTGAATGGAAACAATACTTGATGGTCGTCGCTGTCTCGGTCGACGACGAGGTCTCTTTTCCTAAGAGAAACTAATTGAATGGAAACGAAGGTCTGCTGAGATATAAGACCCCGTTAGGTCTTGTCTCTTTTCCTAAGAGAAACTAATTGAATGGAAACTTCATTTCGCATCTGAAATCCTTCTTCCATCGGTCTTTTAGTCTCTTTTCCTAAGAGAAACTAATTGAATGGAAACTTGCCAAGCGCTATGCTCCTAATGAAGAGTTCATGTCTCTTTTCCTAAGAGAAACTAATTGAATGGAAACAGTTTGGATCGGTAAGAGTTTCACTCAAACCAAAGATAATAGATGTCTCTTTTCCTAAGAGAAACTAATTGAATGGAAACCAACGAGGTCAACTGCCTCTTGCTGCTTCTGGTTTAAGTCTCTTTTCCTAAGAGAAACTAATTGAATGGAAACATGAGACAGTAAGCTGCTCGACCCGCTTTGTCAGAATCATGTCTCTTTTCCTAAGAGAAACTAATTGAATGGAAACCTCTATCACCTCCTCAAGGGAGAAGGGTTTTTTCTCGGGTCTCTTTTCCTAAGAGAAACTAATTGAATGGAAACATTTGTTCTTCGTTTCCGTTAGTGTTTACGTTGTTCAGTCTCTTTTCCTAAGAGAAACTAATTGAATGGAAACTTTTTGGAAATCTCCTTCAAACGGAGTTCCAAAGCTTTAGGTCTCTTTTCCTAAGAGAAACTAATTGAATGGAAACGTTAAACCTTCTTCTTGAAAGTAGCTGTAGATGGCGTGGTCTCTTTTCCTAAGAGAAACTAATTGAATGGAAACTTGATCCATTTTCTAGGACCAATCGCTGATAATTTACGTCTCTTTTCCTAAGAGAAACTAATTGAATGGAAACCATTAGTTACAACAACGGTGTCCTGTCCGTGTTTCGCTGTCTCTTTTCCTAAGAGAAACTAATTGAATGGAAACTAGAAGGATAAAAAAATGTATCGTTTAATCAACCGTGATGTCTCTTTTCCTAAGAGAAACTAATTGAATGGAAACACGGTCGAAGGCGATCGCGCTCCATCCTTTACAAGATAAATGTCTCTTTTCCTAAGAGAAACTAATTGAATGGAAACTCTGAAACTCCCTTAAGCTCCGGCACAGTACCGCGAACTTAAGTTGTCTCTTTTCCTAAGAGAAACTAATTGAATGGAAACAAAATTGTAAGGCACTGCTGGGAGAAAGAAGGGGTAACTGCTTTGTCTCTTTTCCTAAGAGAAACTAATTGAATGGAAACTTGAAACGGACCATTCTGTGATTGAGTGCGGGTGAGTCTCTTTTCCTAAGAGAAACTAATTGAATGGAAACGTATTACGTTCCTCTTTCGAGGAGAAGAGAAGTTTAAGTCTCTTTTCCTAAGAGAAACTAATTGAATGGAAACTTATTGGAAAATATCAGATGCAATAGAATATAGTTCTTGTCTCTTTTCCTAAGAGAAACTAATTGAATGGAAACTTGGGTACGTCTTATCGAACTTGCCAAAGAAGGATGTCTCTTTTCCTAAGAGAAACTAATTGAATGGAAACGCCAAGTGGTGGGTGTATGATGAAGAGAATCAGCGCCCGATGTCTCTTTTCCTAAGAGAAACTAATTGAATGGAAACCGATACGGACTTTATAGAGTAGAATTTTCATTTTTTTGTCTCTTTTCCTAAGAGAAACTAATTGAATGGAAACAAGGTTTCCATTATTTTCTCCTTTCTGAGGTAAAAAGTCTCTTTTCCTAAGAGAAACTAATTGAATGGAAACGATGAGAATACTCCTTAGTAGTTGTGTTGTAATGTAGTCTCTTTTCCTAAGAGAAACTAATTGAATGGAAACTTCTGTTACCGCCTTAGCGAAGTCCAGCAGCGATATTTGTCTCTTTTCCTAAGAGAAACTAATTGAATGGAAACTTTCTAAAAAACGAATGATGTTGTTTAAATGTCCCTCCTTTGTCTCTTTTCCTAAGAGAAACTAATTGAATGGAAACCTGTGATCTCTCTACGTCCGATACGTACTTTATAGAGTAAAATGTGTCTCTTTTCCTAAGAGAAACTAATTGAATGGAAACTGTTGAAGAGCTCGGTGACGCTCGTCCCGCTATCGAGTCTCTTTTCCTAAGAGAAACTAATTGAATGGAAACATTTTATAACTGGGAGGTCGAACACGTTGTTCTCCAAGTCTCTTTTCCTAAGAGAAACTAATTGAATGGAAACGGTCGCCAGCCAAGAAGAACTGAACGTTCTTATTCAGGTCTCTTTTCCTAAGAGAAACTAATTGAATGGAAACACGTGGAGTGAGAAATCTTCAAACCCCATGTCTGCTAAGTCTCTTTTCC comes from Halothece sp. PCC 7418 and encodes:
- the cas2 gene encoding CRISPR-associated endonuclease Cas2, yielding MQLYVVTYDIPCDKRRKKISDLLEGYGQRVQLSVFECCLEKRQYEQLKKRLQKLVKLDEDSVRFYPLSGHTLSQVEIWGGVPLSQPPGSTII
- a CDS encoding type II toxin-antitoxin system VapC family toxin, coding for MIQYVVDANVAIKWILPEIYSQAALRLRNPNYQLLVPDFFFPEIGNIFWKRVKRREMTIQEAIRDLTTIQGIPLKIEQSFPLMVHALETATRVDQAVYDCVYLSLAVKHSCQMVTADQRFYNALKRDPLSVHLCWIADLP